A genomic segment from Klebsiella africana encodes:
- a CDS encoding formate hydrogenlyase complex iron-sulfur subunit has translation MFTFIKKVIKTGTATHAYPLEPMPVDKNFRGKPEHNPQQCIGCAACVNACPSNALTVETDLATNQLAWQFNLGRCIFCGRCEEVCPTAAIKLSPEYELAVWKKEDFLQQSRFAICHCRECQRPFAVQKEIDYAIALLKHNGDTRAELHRESFETCPECKRQKCLVPSDRIELTRHMREAS, from the coding sequence ATGTTTACCTTTATTAAAAAAGTCATTAAGACCGGCACCGCGACGCACGCCTACCCGCTGGAGCCGATGCCGGTGGATAAAAACTTCCGCGGCAAGCCGGAGCATAACCCGCAGCAGTGTATCGGCTGCGCGGCCTGCGTGAACGCCTGCCCGTCAAACGCCCTGACGGTAGAGACCGATCTGGCCACTAACCAGCTGGCGTGGCAGTTCAACCTCGGGCGCTGCATCTTCTGCGGCCGCTGTGAAGAGGTCTGCCCGACGGCGGCGATTAAGCTGTCGCCGGAGTATGAGCTGGCGGTGTGGAAGAAAGAGGATTTCCTCCAGCAGTCGCGCTTCGCTATCTGCCACTGCCGGGAATGCCAGCGTCCGTTCGCGGTGCAGAAGGAGATCGACTACGCCATTGCGCTGCTCAAGCATAACGGCGATACCCGCGCCGAGCTGCACCGCGAAAGCTTCGAAACCTGCCCGGAATGCAAGCGCCAGAAATGCCTGGTGCCGTCCGATCGTATTGAACTGACCCGCCATATGAGGGAGGCCAGCTGA
- a CDS encoding NADH-quinone oxidoreductase subunit B family protein, protein MSTLLGPRDENGIPVPMTVDESIASMKASLLKKIKRSAYVYRVDCGGCNGCEIEIFATLSPLFDAERFGIKVVPSPRHADILLFTGAVTRAMRSPALRAWQSAPDPKICISYGACGNSGGIFHDLYCVWGGTDKIVPVDVYIPGCPPTPAATLYGFAMALGLLEQKIHARLPGELDEQPTELLHADMVQPLRVRIDREARRLAGYRYGRQIADDYMRLLGQGDSQVLRWLEAEKDPRLTEIVTHLNQVVEGARIR, encoded by the coding sequence ATGAGCACTTTACTTGGCCCGCGCGATGAAAACGGCATTCCCGTGCCGATGACGGTGGATGAATCCATCGCCAGTATGAAGGCCTCGCTGTTGAAGAAAATCAAACGTTCCGCCTACGTCTACCGCGTCGACTGCGGCGGCTGTAACGGCTGCGAAATCGAAATTTTTGCCACTCTTTCACCGCTGTTCGATGCTGAACGCTTCGGGATTAAAGTGGTACCGTCGCCGCGTCATGCCGATATTCTGTTGTTTACCGGGGCAGTGACTCGCGCGATGCGCTCCCCGGCGCTGCGCGCCTGGCAGTCGGCGCCGGATCCGAAGATCTGTATCTCCTATGGCGCCTGCGGCAACAGCGGCGGTATCTTCCACGACCTGTACTGTGTCTGGGGCGGCACCGATAAAATCGTACCGGTCGATGTCTATATTCCGGGCTGCCCGCCGACGCCAGCCGCCACGCTGTACGGCTTCGCCATGGCGCTCGGCCTGCTGGAACAGAAAATTCACGCCCGCCTGCCGGGCGAGCTTGACGAACAGCCAACCGAGCTGCTGCATGCCGATATGGTGCAACCTCTGCGGGTACGCATCGATCGCGAAGCGCGCCGTCTGGCAGGCTATCGTTATGGCCGGCAGATTGCCGATGACTATATGCGCCTGCTCGGTCAGGGCGACAGCCAGGTGCTGCGCTGGCTGGAGGCGGAGAAAGATCCGCGTCTGACCGAGATCGTCACCCATCTCAACCAGGTGGTCGAGGGGGCGCGTATCCGATGA
- a CDS encoding formate hydrogenlyase maturation HycH family protein codes for MSETVVFSQLSRKFIDENDATPDQAQQVVYYSLAIGHHLGVIDCLEAALSCPWDAYLAWIATLEAGSAARRKMEGVPKYGEIVIDSSHVAMLANAFDKAQSAQTPQQQAWSKTMLSMLHDIHQESAIYLMVRRLRD; via the coding sequence ATGAGCGAGACGGTGGTGTTCAGTCAACTGAGCCGTAAATTTATTGATGAGAACGATGCCACGCCGGATCAGGCGCAGCAGGTGGTCTATTACAGCCTGGCGATTGGTCACCACCTCGGCGTCATCGACTGTCTGGAGGCGGCGCTAAGCTGCCCATGGGACGCGTATCTGGCATGGATCGCCACCCTTGAGGCCGGAAGCGCCGCACGGCGCAAAATGGAGGGCGTGCCGAAGTATGGCGAAATCGTCATCGACAGCAGTCATGTGGCGATGTTGGCCAACGCCTTTGATAAAGCGCAGTCTGCGCAGACCCCGCAGCAGCAGGCGTGGAGCAAAACAATGCTCAGCATGCTGCATGATATTCACCAGGAGAGCGCCATCTACCTGATGGTGAGGAGATTACGTGACTGA
- the hycI gene encoding hydrogenase maturation peptidase HycI — MTDVLLCVGNSMMGDDGAGPLLAEMCAANPAGEWVVIDGGSAPENDIVAIRELRPERLLIVDATDMGLNPGEIRVIDPDDIAEMFMMTTHNMPLNYLVDQLKEDVGEVIFLGIQPDIVGFYYPMTQPVKEAVARVYQQLAGWQGNGGFALLETEDD, encoded by the coding sequence GTGACTGACGTTTTACTCTGTGTCGGCAACAGCATGATGGGCGACGACGGCGCCGGCCCGCTGCTGGCGGAGATGTGCGCGGCGAACCCGGCCGGCGAGTGGGTGGTCATCGACGGCGGCAGCGCGCCGGAAAACGACATTGTGGCGATCCGCGAATTACGCCCCGAACGGCTGCTGATTGTCGATGCCACCGATATGGGGCTTAACCCCGGCGAAATTCGCGTCATCGATCCAGACGATATCGCCGAGATGTTTATGATGACCACCCATAACATGCCGCTCAACTATCTGGTCGATCAGCTGAAAGAAGACGTCGGGGAAGTTATCTTCCTCGGCATCCAACCGGACATTGTCGGTTTTTATTATCCGATGACCCAGCCGGTGAAAGAGGCCGTTGCCCGGGTGTATCAGCAGCTGGCAGGCTGGCAGGGCAACGGCGGCTTTGCTCTGCTGGAGACTGAGGACGACTAA
- a CDS encoding SymE family type I addiction module toxin, giving the protein MTAQHTTATRGIARASRQLTVGYIRKRHEDRKTRETRRYTRHAALSLNGNWLEQAGFPVGTQVRVSVSPGKLVIENLALVTPGTGLPAGQTSTAGEPGSPLG; this is encoded by the coding sequence ATGACCGCACAGCACACCACCGCTACCAGAGGCATTGCCAGGGCAAGTCGTCAGTTAACCGTGGGCTATATCAGAAAACGCCATGAGGACCGCAAAACGCGGGAGACGCGGCGCTACACCCGCCACGCGGCATTAAGCTTAAACGGCAACTGGCTGGAGCAGGCGGGATTTCCGGTCGGCACGCAGGTCAGAGTTTCGGTGTCGCCCGGTAAATTAGTGATAGAGAATCTTGCGCTGGTCACGCCGGGAACCGGGCTCCCGGCCGGCCAGACGAGCACCGCCGGGGAGCCTGGTTCGCCGCTGGGTTAG
- a CDS encoding 6-phospho-beta-glucosidase, with protein sequence MASFPQGFLWGGALAANQSEGAYLEGGKGLTTVDTLPHGANRLPVKLGLEKRFTLREDEFYPSHRAIDFYHRYKEDIALMAEMGFSVFRTSIAWSRLFPRGDEQQPNPQGIAFYRSLFEECKKHGIEPLVTLCHFDVPMHLVMEYGSWRNRKMVDFFSHYARTCFEAFDGLVKYWLTFNEINIMLHSPYSGAGLVFEEGENQDQVKYQAAHHELVASALATKIAHEINPQNQVGCMLAGGNFYPYSCKPEDVWMALEKDRENLFFIDVQARGAYPVWAARVFREKGVTITTQPGDDEILKNTVDFVSFSYYASRCASAEMNANNTNAANIVKSLKNPHIPASEWGWGIDPLGLRITMNMMYDRYQKPLFLVENGLGARDEIDANGDINDDYRISYLREHIKAMRDAISDGIPVMGYTSWGCIDLVSASTGEMSKRYGFVYVDRDDAGNGTLARKRKKSFFWYQKVIASNGADLD encoded by the coding sequence ATGGCGAGTTTCCCACAGGGATTTTTATGGGGCGGCGCACTGGCCGCCAACCAGTCTGAAGGCGCTTATCTTGAAGGCGGTAAGGGGCTGACCACCGTGGATACCCTCCCCCACGGCGCCAACCGTCTGCCGGTAAAATTAGGCCTCGAGAAGCGCTTTACGCTGCGTGAAGACGAATTTTACCCCAGCCACCGGGCGATCGATTTCTACCATCGCTATAAAGAAGATATTGCCCTGATGGCCGAGATGGGGTTCAGTGTTTTTCGCACCTCCATCGCCTGGAGCCGCCTGTTCCCGCGCGGCGACGAGCAGCAGCCGAATCCGCAGGGCATCGCCTTCTATCGCTCACTGTTCGAGGAGTGCAAAAAGCACGGTATCGAGCCGCTGGTCACCCTGTGCCATTTTGACGTGCCGATGCATCTGGTGATGGAGTACGGCTCCTGGCGTAACCGCAAAATGGTGGATTTTTTCAGCCACTACGCCCGCACCTGCTTTGAAGCTTTTGACGGCCTGGTGAAATACTGGCTCACCTTCAATGAAATCAACATCATGCTGCACAGCCCCTACTCCGGCGCCGGGCTGGTGTTTGAAGAGGGAGAGAACCAGGATCAGGTGAAATACCAGGCCGCGCATCACGAGCTGGTGGCCAGCGCGCTGGCGACAAAAATCGCCCATGAGATTAACCCACAGAACCAGGTCGGCTGTATGCTGGCCGGCGGCAATTTCTACCCTTATTCCTGCAAGCCGGAAGATGTATGGATGGCGCTGGAGAAGGACCGCGAAAACCTGTTCTTTATTGACGTCCAGGCGCGCGGCGCCTATCCGGTGTGGGCCGCGCGGGTATTCCGGGAAAAAGGGGTTACGATTACAACGCAGCCGGGCGATGACGAGATCCTCAAAAATACCGTCGACTTCGTCTCCTTTAGCTACTACGCCTCACGCTGCGCCTCGGCAGAGATGAACGCCAACAACACCAACGCCGCCAACATCGTCAAGTCGCTGAAGAACCCGCACATTCCGGCCAGCGAATGGGGCTGGGGCATCGACCCGCTGGGCCTGCGCATCACCATGAACATGATGTACGACCGCTATCAGAAACCGCTGTTCCTCGTGGAAAACGGGCTTGGCGCCCGCGATGAGATCGATGCCAATGGCGACATCAATGACGATTATCGCATCAGCTACCTGCGCGAACACATCAAAGCGATGCGCGACGCCATCAGCGACGGCATTCCGGTCATGGGCTACACCAGCTGGGGTTGTATCGATCTGGTCTCGGCGTCAACCGGCGAGATGAGCAAACGCTACGGCTTTGTCTATGTTGATCGCGACGATGCCGGAAACGGCACGCTGGCGCGTAAGCGTAAAAAGTCGTTCTTCTGGTACCAAAAGGTGATAGCCAGCAACGGCGCCGACCTCGATTAA
- the ascF gene encoding PTS cellobiose/arbutin/salicin transporter subunit IIBC — translation MSKNYAALAQQIVAAIGGVDNVAAVTHCMTRLRFVVKDDEQVDSATLKGLTGVLGVVRSDNQCQVIIGNTVSQAYREVVNLLPGDLRPAEPQGKAPLTLKRIGAGILDALIGTMSPLIPAIIGGSMVKLLAMILEMSGALPKGSPTLTLLALIGDGAFFFLPLMVAASAAVKFKTNMSLAIAIAGVLVHPGFIELMAKAAQGEHVEFAFIPVTAVKYTYTVIPALVMTWCLSYIERWVDRITPAVTKNFLKPMLIVLIAAPLAILLIGPLGIWIGSAISALVYTIHSYLGWLSVAIMGGLWPLLVMTGMHRVFTPTIIQTIAETGKEGMVMPSEIGANLSLGGSSLAVAWKTKNPELRQTALAAAASAILAGISEPALYGVAVRLKRPLIASLISGFICGAVAGIAGLASHSMAAPGLFTSVQFFDPANPMTIVWVFGVMALSVVLSFALTLILGFEDIPVEQAAADARARQARAQASHA, via the coding sequence ATGTCGAAAAATTATGCAGCCCTGGCGCAACAGATAGTCGCGGCAATCGGCGGCGTCGACAACGTCGCCGCCGTTACCCACTGCATGACCCGTCTGCGCTTCGTGGTCAAAGACGACGAACAGGTCGATAGCGCTACCCTGAAAGGCCTGACCGGGGTGCTCGGCGTTGTGCGCAGCGATAACCAGTGCCAGGTGATCATCGGCAATACTGTCTCCCAGGCCTACCGCGAGGTGGTGAATCTGCTGCCTGGCGACTTGCGCCCGGCTGAGCCGCAGGGTAAAGCGCCGCTGACCCTGAAACGCATCGGCGCCGGGATCCTCGACGCGCTGATCGGCACCATGTCCCCGCTGATCCCGGCGATTATCGGCGGATCGATGGTCAAACTGCTGGCGATGATCCTCGAGATGAGCGGCGCATTGCCGAAAGGTTCACCGACGCTGACCCTGCTGGCGCTTATCGGCGATGGCGCATTTTTCTTCCTGCCGCTGATGGTGGCCGCCTCCGCAGCGGTGAAATTCAAAACCAATATGTCGCTGGCCATCGCCATCGCCGGGGTGCTGGTGCATCCCGGGTTTATCGAATTGATGGCCAAAGCCGCCCAGGGTGAGCACGTTGAATTCGCCTTTATTCCGGTTACCGCGGTGAAATACACCTATACAGTGATCCCGGCGCTGGTGATGACCTGGTGCCTGTCGTATATCGAGCGCTGGGTGGATCGCATTACCCCGGCGGTGACGAAAAACTTCCTTAAGCCGATGCTGATCGTGCTGATCGCCGCCCCGCTGGCGATCCTGCTGATTGGCCCGCTGGGCATCTGGATCGGCAGCGCTATTTCCGCGCTGGTGTATACGATCCACAGCTATCTCGGCTGGCTGTCGGTGGCGATCATGGGCGGGCTGTGGCCGCTGTTGGTGATGACCGGCATGCATCGCGTCTTTACGCCCACCATCATTCAGACCATCGCCGAAACCGGCAAAGAGGGGATGGTGATGCCATCGGAGATCGGCGCCAACCTGTCGCTAGGCGGGTCTTCGCTGGCGGTAGCGTGGAAAACCAAAAACCCGGAGCTGCGCCAGACGGCGCTGGCCGCCGCGGCATCGGCGATTCTGGCCGGGATTTCCGAACCGGCGCTGTACGGCGTGGCGGTGCGCCTGAAGCGCCCGCTGATCGCCAGCTTAATCAGCGGCTTTATCTGCGGCGCGGTGGCAGGCATTGCCGGACTGGCCAGCCATTCGATGGCGGCGCCGGGGCTGTTTACCAGCGTGCAGTTTTTCGATCCGGCCAATCCAATGACCATCGTCTGGGTATTTGGCGTGATGGCGCTGTCGGTGGTGCTGTCGTTTGCCCTGACGCTGATCCTCGGCTTTGAGGACATTCCCGTTGAACAGGCCGCTGCCGACGCCAGAGCGCGCCAGGCCCGGGCCCAGGCATCCCACGCCTGA
- a CDS encoding LacI family DNA-binding transcriptional regulator, with amino-acid sequence MATMLEVAKRAGVSKATVSRVLSGNGYVSQETKDRVFKAVAESGYRPNLLARNLATKTTQTLGLVVTNTLYHGVYFSELLYHVARMTEDKGRQLILADGKHSAQEEREAIQYLLDLRCDAIIIYPRFLTVDEMDEIVENHSQPIMVLNRRLRRHASHCVWSDQKASAMRVVERLIALGHHDIAFITGSLDSPTGVERLAGYKDALAGHGIALNEALIAEGRWTPETGAAAVESLRQRGVTYSALVASNDDMAIGAMKQLHQLGVKVPEQVSVVGFDDIALAPYMVPSLASVRVPVTEMIKESINRLIFMLDGGEFNFQQSFPGALIERESLVAGPCA; translated from the coding sequence ATGGCAACGATGCTGGAGGTCGCAAAGCGCGCGGGCGTATCGAAGGCGACCGTTTCGCGGGTGCTGTCGGGCAACGGCTATGTTAGCCAGGAGACCAAAGACCGGGTGTTTAAGGCGGTGGCGGAGAGCGGCTACCGGCCCAATCTGCTGGCGCGCAATCTGGCGACCAAAACCACGCAAACCCTCGGTCTGGTGGTGACCAATACCCTGTACCACGGCGTCTATTTTAGCGAGCTGCTGTATCACGTGGCGCGGATGACGGAGGACAAAGGACGACAGCTGATCCTGGCCGACGGCAAGCACAGCGCGCAAGAGGAGCGGGAGGCGATCCAGTATCTGCTGGATCTGCGCTGCGATGCGATCATCATCTACCCGCGCTTTCTTACCGTCGATGAGATGGACGAGATCGTTGAGAACCACTCGCAGCCGATTATGGTGCTCAATCGCCGCCTGCGCCGCCACGCCAGCCACTGCGTCTGGTCCGATCAAAAAGCCTCGGCGATGCGGGTGGTGGAGCGGCTGATTGCGCTTGGCCATCACGATATCGCCTTTATTACCGGCTCTCTTGATTCGCCCACCGGCGTCGAACGCCTTGCCGGCTACAAAGACGCGCTGGCTGGCCACGGCATCGCCCTGAACGAGGCGCTTATCGCCGAGGGGCGCTGGACGCCGGAAACCGGCGCTGCGGCGGTGGAGAGTCTGCGTCAGCGCGGGGTGACCTACAGCGCACTGGTGGCGAGCAATGACGATATGGCCATCGGGGCGATGAAGCAGCTTCACCAGCTGGGCGTTAAGGTGCCGGAGCAGGTTTCGGTGGTGGGGTTTGACGATATTGCTCTCGCGCCGTATATGGTGCCGTCGCTCGCCAGCGTCCGGGTGCCAGTGACGGAGATGATTAAAGAGAGCATCAATCGCCTGATATTTATGCTGGATGGCGGGGAGTTCAACTTTCAGCAGAGCTTCCCCGGGGCGTTGATTGAACGCGAGTCGCTGGTGGCGGGTCCCTGCGCCTGA
- the hydN gene encoding electron transport protein HydN, which translates to MNRFIIADASKCIGCRTCEVACVVSHQEHQDCASLTPNTFQPRIHVIKGVNVSTATACRQCEDAPCANVCPNGAISRDKGFVHVMQERCIGCKTCVVACPYGAMEVVVRPVIRHSGAGLNVVAEKAEANKCDLCFHRESGPACMEVCPTHALVCVDRNKLEQMNIEKRRRTALAW; encoded by the coding sequence ATGAACCGTTTCATTATCGCCGATGCGAGCAAATGTATCGGCTGTCGCACTTGCGAAGTGGCCTGCGTGGTATCCCATCAGGAACATCAGGACTGCGCCTCCCTGACGCCTAACACCTTTCAGCCGCGTATTCACGTGATCAAAGGGGTCAATGTCTCGACGGCAACCGCCTGCCGTCAGTGTGAAGACGCCCCCTGCGCCAACGTCTGCCCGAACGGCGCCATCAGCCGCGATAAAGGCTTTGTTCATGTGATGCAGGAGCGCTGCATCGGCTGCAAAACCTGCGTCGTCGCCTGCCCGTACGGGGCGATGGAGGTGGTGGTGCGGCCGGTGATCCGCCATAGCGGCGCCGGACTGAACGTCGTCGCGGAAAAAGCCGAAGCCAACAAGTGCGATCTCTGCTTCCACCGCGAGAGCGGCCCGGCCTGCATGGAAGTCTGCCCAACGCACGCCCTGGTGTGCGTTGACCGCAACAAGCTGGAGCAGATGAATATCGAGAAACGTCGCCGTACAGCGCTGGCCTGGTAA
- the hypF gene encoding carbamoyltransferase HypF encodes MNGVQIRIRGKVQGVGFRPFVWQLAQAQSRCGDVCNDGDGVLVRLAGGDDGFITALADHCPPLARIDSTACTPYRWAATPQDFTIRASGTGRMRTQIVPDAATCPACLAEMNDPRARRYRYPFINCTHCGPRLTIIRAMPYDRPFTAMAPFPLCSPCEAEFRDPADRRFHAQPVACPDCGPRLQWRTEGETLDGEAALQAAIARLAAGDIVAIKGIGGFHLACDAGNPAAVAALRARKHRPAKPLAVMLPTATGLPAAAAALMGSPAAPIVLIAKAQVSGLCDEIAPGLAEVGVMLPSNPLQHLLLQGLARPIVMTSGNLSGRPPALSNAQALNDLADIADGFLLHNRDIVQRMDDSLVRSSGEMLRRARGYVPDALPLPPGLRDIPPLLALGADMKNTFCLARGSEAVLSQHFGDLGEEGVEQQWRCALQLMQSIYAFVPQRVVVDAHPGYRSTQWAASLPLPVETVLHHHAHAAACLAEHRWPLDGDDVIALTLDGIGMGENGALWGGECLRVNYRECEHLGGLPAVALPGGDLAARQPWRNLLAHCLAFVHDWQDYPQTAPLRQRNWPLLAQAIERGINAPRASSCGRLFDAVACALDCAPESLSYEGEAACRLEALAASCPGVSHPVTLPWRDDALDMAIFWRQWLNWQATPAQKAWAFHDALACGLAAMARDRATARGIDTVVCSGGVLHNRLLAARLTFYLADFTLLFAQQLPAGDGAIAYGQAVIAAARGQAQGTQS; translated from the coding sequence ATGAACGGGGTGCAAATCCGCATTCGCGGTAAAGTGCAGGGGGTCGGTTTCCGCCCCTTTGTCTGGCAGCTGGCCCAGGCGCAGAGCCGCTGCGGCGATGTCTGTAATGACGGTGACGGCGTACTGGTGCGGTTGGCCGGGGGCGACGATGGGTTTATCACCGCCCTGGCTGACCACTGCCCGCCGCTGGCGCGGATCGACAGTACCGCCTGCACCCCCTATCGCTGGGCGGCCACGCCGCAGGATTTCACCATTCGCGCGAGCGGGACGGGACGGATGCGGACTCAGATCGTGCCCGATGCCGCGACCTGTCCGGCGTGCCTTGCGGAGATGAATGATCCCCGGGCGCGCCGTTATCGCTACCCCTTTATCAACTGCACCCACTGCGGGCCGCGGTTGACTATTATTCGCGCCATGCCTTACGACCGGCCTTTCACCGCAATGGCGCCGTTCCCGCTCTGTTCCCCTTGTGAGGCGGAATTCCGCGATCCTGCCGATCGCCGTTTTCATGCCCAGCCGGTGGCCTGTCCAGACTGCGGGCCGCGCCTGCAATGGCGGACAGAGGGGGAAACGCTGGACGGCGAGGCGGCGCTGCAGGCGGCTATCGCCCGGCTGGCGGCGGGGGACATCGTGGCGATAAAAGGCATCGGCGGCTTTCATTTGGCCTGCGATGCCGGTAACCCCGCTGCCGTTGCCGCGCTGCGGGCGCGAAAACACCGCCCGGCAAAACCGCTGGCGGTAATGCTGCCGACGGCAACGGGGTTACCCGCCGCCGCCGCCGCGCTGATGGGCTCCCCGGCGGCGCCCATCGTACTGATTGCAAAAGCGCAGGTCTCCGGCCTGTGTGACGAGATTGCGCCAGGACTTGCGGAAGTAGGGGTGATGCTGCCGTCTAATCCGCTGCAGCATTTGCTTCTGCAGGGTCTGGCGCGCCCCATCGTAATGACCTCCGGCAACCTTAGCGGCCGTCCGCCAGCGTTAAGTAACGCTCAGGCGCTCAACGACTTAGCCGACATTGCCGACGGCTTTCTCTTGCATAATCGCGATATCGTGCAGCGGATGGATGATTCGCTGGTGCGGTCGAGCGGTGAAATGCTGCGCCGCGCCCGGGGCTATGTCCCGGATGCGCTGCCGCTACCGCCGGGGCTACGAGACATCCCGCCGCTGCTGGCTCTCGGCGCGGATATGAAAAATACTTTCTGCCTGGCGCGCGGCAGCGAAGCGGTGCTGAGCCAGCACTTTGGCGATCTTGGCGAGGAAGGCGTTGAACAGCAGTGGCGCTGCGCCCTGCAGCTGATGCAAAGCATTTACGCGTTTGTGCCGCAGCGGGTGGTGGTTGATGCCCATCCCGGCTATCGCTCAACGCAGTGGGCGGCCTCCCTGCCGCTGCCGGTGGAGACGGTGCTGCATCACCATGCTCATGCCGCGGCGTGCCTGGCCGAGCACCGCTGGCCACTTGATGGCGACGACGTTATCGCCCTGACTCTCGATGGTATTGGCATGGGCGAAAACGGTGCGCTGTGGGGAGGGGAGTGCCTACGGGTCAACTATCGCGAATGCGAACATCTGGGCGGGCTGCCGGCCGTCGCGCTGCCGGGGGGCGACCTGGCGGCGCGCCAGCCGTGGCGAAATCTGCTGGCCCACTGTCTGGCCTTTGTCCATGACTGGCAGGATTATCCGCAGACCGCCCCCCTGCGCCAGCGCAACTGGCCGCTGCTGGCGCAGGCCATCGAACGCGGGATTAATGCGCCGCGCGCCTCATCCTGCGGACGGCTGTTTGATGCCGTTGCCTGTGCGCTGGATTGTGCGCCGGAGAGCCTGAGCTATGAAGGCGAAGCGGCCTGTCGGCTGGAAGCGCTGGCCGCCAGCTGCCCCGGCGTCAGCCACCCGGTTACGCTGCCGTGGCGCGACGACGCGCTGGACATGGCGATCTTCTGGCGACAATGGCTGAACTGGCAGGCGACCCCGGCGCAGAAAGCCTGGGCATTCCATGACGCCCTGGCCTGTGGGCTGGCGGCAATGGCCCGCGACCGCGCTACCGCCCGCGGCATCGACACGGTGGTTTGCAGCGGTGGGGTGCTGCATAACCGCCTGCTGGCGGCGCGATTGACCTTTTATCTGGCGGATTTTACTCTGCTGTTTGCGCAGCAGTTGCCGGCCGGCGACGGCGCAATCGCCTATGGTCAGGCGGTGATCGCCGCCGCCCGCGGGCAGGCTCAAGGAACACAATCATGA
- a CDS encoding HoxN/HupN/NixA family nickel/cobalt transporter produces MIMTVLRQQPRAAGLVLGLIAANLLAWCWALQAFGDSGALMAASLLAWGYGLRHAVDADHIAAIDNVTRKMMQQGRRPFAVGAWFSLGHSSIVVLASAAIAATATAFSAQMSWLHDTGSVIGTAVSALFLLAMAFINLVILRSVWRSFRAWKRGEPVSDEIVSGGGVMSWLFGKTFRLVSRSWQMYLVGFLFGLGFDTATEIGVLGISAAGASSGISVWSIMVFPALFASGMALVDTLDNVLMVGAYGWAFSKPQRKLYYNMTITGTSVVVALFIGGLEALGLLMDKFALSGGIWRWVGALNDNLGDAGFVVVGLFVACWALSVLNYRWRGYDNLAR; encoded by the coding sequence ATGATAATGACAGTTTTACGCCAGCAGCCGCGCGCCGCGGGTCTGGTGTTGGGGTTGATCGCGGCGAACTTACTGGCCTGGTGCTGGGCGCTGCAGGCCTTTGGCGACAGCGGCGCGCTGATGGCCGCCAGCCTGCTGGCCTGGGGCTACGGCCTGCGCCACGCGGTGGACGCCGACCATATCGCGGCGATTGATAACGTGACCCGCAAGATGATGCAGCAGGGACGGCGGCCTTTCGCCGTTGGGGCGTGGTTTTCGCTGGGCCACTCATCGATTGTGGTGCTGGCCTCGGCGGCGATTGCCGCTACCGCCACGGCCTTCAGCGCGCAGATGAGCTGGCTGCACGACACCGGCAGCGTCATCGGCACCGCCGTGTCGGCCCTGTTTTTACTGGCGATGGCCTTTATCAACCTGGTGATTTTACGCAGCGTGTGGCGCAGCTTTCGGGCGTGGAAGCGCGGGGAGCCGGTGAGCGATGAAATTGTTAGCGGTGGCGGGGTGATGAGCTGGCTGTTTGGTAAAACCTTTCGTCTGGTCAGCCGCAGCTGGCAGATGTACCTGGTCGGCTTCCTGTTCGGCCTCGGTTTTGATACTGCCACTGAAATCGGCGTATTGGGTATCTCCGCCGCCGGCGCGTCGAGCGGCATTTCTGTTTGGTCGATTATGGTCTTTCCGGCGCTGTTCGCCAGCGGTATGGCGCTGGTGGATACCCTCGATAACGTGCTGATGGTCGGGGCCTACGGCTGGGCGTTCAGCAAGCCGCAGCGCAAGCTCTATTACAACATGACCATTACCGGTACCTCGGTAGTGGTGGCGCTGTTTATCGGCGGTCTGGAGGCGCTGGGCCTGCTGATGGATAAGTTTGCGCTCAGCGGTGGAATATGGCGCTGGGTGGGGGCGTTAAACGACAACCTCGGCGACGCCGGGTTTGTGGTGGTCGGGCTGTTTGTCGCCTGCTGGGCGCTGTCGGTGCTCAACTATCGCTGGCGTGGCTACGATAATCTGGCGCGTTAG